DNA sequence from the Juglans microcarpa x Juglans regia isolate MS1-56 chromosome 5S, Jm3101_v1.0, whole genome shotgun sequence genome:
GCATAGGCATGTGATGCATCATTAATACACCAAGTTGTGCTTTAAATGTAGAACTAATTGGATCCCATGAGCGGAATAATAGAGGAGGATgggaaattttaaaatctccAAGTCCAACATCGACTGTCTATTACAAATTACTTTTCTTTATAATTCaagctttgttttgttttaacccCGATTAAGACTTAAAATTATGATTCACGTAGATAGCGAGATTATTACATGCATGGTGTTGTACGTAACATGATTCAGGTTGAGCTCAAACTTGGCATGATTTGTAGGCAAATCAGCTTAGGCCAATGCAAGTTGTGGAACATGGAAGTACTTCGATTGCCTAGTCCTCCATGCCACAGATAAATCCACGAGTAAAGCATTTCCAGAGCTCATGAAAAGAATCGACCAGATCAGCCTAGAGTCATCGACGGCACTAGAAAAAGTGAAGACCTTATTTTCATTTGGATTTATAAATCATGACATGTGCAGAAGATCATTAGCAACTAATTATTGCTGTGAGTAATTGTATTATTCACCACTCGGAGTGTTGGTTTTAATTTACATTGGATCAAGGAAGTTTGAGAATTGCTAGCCACCTGAAAGATCCTGAAAATCTGGGTCAACGCCATCAAAATAAGGGGTTGAAGCtaccaagaagaagaaggaaaaaaaaaaagaaaaaatggaaaggaaagaggtccaaattattatttttcaacatcTTCTTTGTCAACCCAAGTTGGTAGATGTTATAAGATGGTGAATTTTACAGTATCGAATCTTGATGTTGGGTTAttaatataagataatttttttcatcagtcactattcacactcGCACTCCACAtcttatgaagaaaaaaaagaaaaagaaaagttgtcGGGTGTGGaggtgaatagtggctgatatATAGCAAATCTCATTGATATATGTGTTATTCTATATCAAGCCTTTATATTGCACACTGTTTATATGACgtaatttgaaattcaaatgataagatttgatttgtaaaatctaaattttaaaatttatttttcaaatcaaattatgtggTGTAAACGGTAATTTGTGGTGTAGAggcttgataatagaataactctgaaaatatttggaattttaaataataaaaaaaaggcattaTAGTTATTGTTGTATTGTATAGATGGCTTATATTAATACGTACTTATCCAAGACTGACTTGAAATAAGATGCAGAATAATGAAGGAGCTCAACCTTTGGTGGCGCTCATAAAAGCCCCAACATTATCTATACCCACTAACCACTGAAGACAGCTTACTATTTATTAGCAATAACCAAACAACCAGTTGTTCATTAATTCATCAAATCTCGACAAAGACACTGCTTAGTTAGTGGGGAATTGATTCCCTTAGAAGGGTATTTTAATTCTACAACATTAAAAATGTCAATGTTGGTGTAAAccataaacaagaaaaagagcTAAATTTGACAGataattattcttatcattATACGATATCAAAGGGGTGTAAGATAGGATCGGAGTAGTGTAAGACTaacttatatgatatatatcaatCCGATCTGTATAATTTATTAAGCATTAATGATGTTCGGTAAATTTACTCagattgttatatatattgtggAGTCTATTTCGCATATATCTTACtgctttccttttttatttccttattgttaattaaaaaaaagagttcgtcTCTAAGACGTTTTTCTGTAGAGAATATTAGTAATAGTGAAGACCAAACTAGttataaaaggaaataatttactggtagagttccaaatgcATTACTTTAGTTTATGATATCATATTTGATACGAGGATATCCCAGAATGTATCTAGTCATAGATATAAGTTTTTCTGataaatgaatgatgataatttttcttaaaaaaaatatattcactcAGGTGACTATATATACTGTGGAGTctattttctctcccttttaaGCCTTAATATTTAGTCAAGAACTTTAGGAAATTCCTATCAAGCTAGACTATATTTATGTAATCTACAAACAAAAATGGAAAGGTGAATTTGCACCAGTTATTGAGTTACGTGGTACAAGCTGCTAAGATGACTGGAGGAAGTGAACTCAAATTGCTGCAGTTTGTAGTCTGAAAAgatgtttgattttgtttataaaacTGAACTGGCAGCGTATAGTAAGCTGTAAACCATTATTAGAACATGGGTCCAATGATGCCAagcaaattaatatttttaggcTTTGTGACAGAAACAATACCCGCGGATGTGAATGGGCGTTAATTTCTCGCCGCAGTATATTTATGCTAAATGAATATTGCGTATTTCACCCGGGATATAGCTTTTATCAGACgcaattattgtaaaataaatgttttaggtaattatataaaactatatctataaattgacatgattttatattttataatgtgataaattagattgtaaaattatttttattgtaaaataaatctaacatatcatataaagttataccaatttataaatttattttggtgaaatttctttataatagtATCACTTATTTCATATGAAATTTGATTATATTATGAGCAGTGTaagaaatttgtatttttttaatagatttataagataagatgaggtgaaagttgataattgaataaaatattttttaaatataatttttattttaaatttttttaaaaaaattatttattatatattatataaaaatttaaaataattataataattaaataaaatgagatgagataactGTACGAATAAACGAAGTCTTATGCCCAACTCTATTCTTGCTGAAATGCGGGAGAGGATCAACATCtgagagcattggcattgacttcatcaaagttatctctaaaatttgatgaaaagtacataatttctataaatctaaaacttctctagtcataactccacattaaattaactattgaattcatcaaaataataatataatattatttttttaataaaattatttttattttttttcatattttataattatactaatcatatgttgattaataatttaatttgattcttacattattattataagacagttagagattaaatgtgaataaaaaagacttttagaaattaaaaatgaataaaaaataaatttaataaataaatagtaaatttttaaatttaaagaaacttataaatttattataacttaaaatttcatatttatctatttgattaatttaatataattttattttgataaaattcatcaaattttatatttaattagattttttgataaaatcaaTGCCCACTCTGAGCATTTCTGCTCCATCTGAACGTTTATCCATGAGGATTGGCAGGGCCCCAACCACCCTCTTTCATCTGGCGCATCTAGAAGTACATTTGGGTCaggaaaaagaaatgttagTGATGTTACATTTGATTTTGGggggttttccttttttattttattttaaattgatttcTGGTGTTTGCTATTAAATTTCTACGAACAGTAACATATAACCTGAGTTGATGTTCGATGTTCAACTTTATGTTTTGCGGttacactttttaattttgcatGGATATTCATTTAAATAGTTGTCcccattattttcttaatatttaatctGTGTGTTTGGTAGCAACTTCAATTCAGTctatttaacatctaaatatttaattattaaattattaaatttatcttatttcaaaaCCTTCTTATACGTGtgactcacaattttttttaatttaataaatttttatatacgagactcataatctttttcaacttttaaaaaatatactaaatttattttaacatctaaatatactttaaactcaatttaaataaattctaCACAACTCTCTCAATTACTCAACTTAtcactattcataaataattaactTCAGCTTAACCTCCTAACGCAGTTGAAGGTGGGGTTGGGTTTTAAAAGATGGGTTTAGGCTTTAAAAGCCGTTGGTTTTGCCTTCGCTGCATTCTCTGCTGCCTCACAACTCCTCGAAACACCGCCGACCCCAAAGCAATGAATGAAGGAAAGCCTCACTGCACTTTGTAATTGCAATATTTACTGCAATTTCCTTCTTCCTCCATTACTTCTTGTTGGGATTTTTCCTACAATTAATAAATTTCCTGGCCTCAATTACACCCTTCTTCTACCCAAtacttcaattcaattcaattcaattcaattcaattccatctctctctctctctctctctctctaaaacctCCGTCTCTCACCCACAATTAAATTAAGCTTTAAAGATAACCCTTCGCTCTCCCTTCACCTCCCTTATATATATTGGGTCTAGGAGTTCCATATTGACCAGCAGAAAAACCAGGTTGATTGGTGCCGGAGCTGGTCACGGTTCCTATCTAGCCTCCCTTCAGCCCTTCCTCTCTCTCCTATTCCTATCCCTATCACTCTATACTCAGCCTCAGCTGTAATTGGCCGAGCCCTTAGGATTGGCACAATAGTTCCATTAGTTCTTCAACCTTGAGGTATACCAAGTGACCACCTTCTTGTAACACCCCTGTTCtttgaaattcattttcaaGTTACGTGCTTTGTGTGTGCAATTATTTTCCATGAAACTGCTTCCTTTTTCGTTGTTGAATcagctttgtttctttttggtgCTTTTTTGTAGGCAGGGTGAGGAATATTTTCAGAAAGTAGACGCAGAAAGATGAGTCGCAGAAGTGGAAGCGGTCCAAAGCTGGAATTGAAGCTGAACCTGTCACCACCTAGACCCAACCCACGAGTGGAGTCGCCGAGCCGCTCGGCCACGGTGTCGCCGACATCCCCACCTAGCTCGTGCGTGTCATCGGAGCTCAACCAGGATGAGTCTCTCCGATACCCCAACAGCCCTGAGGCGACGTCCATGGTGCTAGTGGGTTGTCCACGATGCCTCATGTACGTGATGCTGTCGGAGGGCGATCCCAAATGCCCCAAGTGCAAGAGCACCGTTTTGCTGGACTTTCTTCAGGACACCAGCAGCTCCAACATGAAGACAGGAAAGAGTTAAAAGGGCTACGGCCTCACTAAATTCCCATAAAAGGGACTAGGACTTCTAGTTTAGCCTTCTCTAGTCCAAGGTCTTTTGTTTTCAACTCTCTTTTTGTCGTTGAGGAGGCAGCGCTATCTGCGCTCCATTTTTAGCTCCATCCCATACCAATATTTGAGGAAGATTATTCCTAATCCTGGTATTATAAAAAAGGTGGGATCTGGAGACTCTCCTTATAAAAGTGGAGCGCGAATATCACTacctttttttcattattttcttagcTTAATTCTAGAGAATAGGAACATGGGCAATCAGGGGCCTATGTCCTAGTGCTACGAGTGAGTGTCTCCGTTTCAGCTTTCTTTTTGGGTTCAGCAGAAGACGATGTAAACGAGTTTAGCTTTAGCTGcccaaatttttctttttcaaaatattaggtaatatttatctttctccTTTCATTCcccatgtgttttttttttctttgtcattactatctttttaattattattaggggtttgatattataataaacagatatttattaaaaaataaatacgatgaatatcatccttaaaaaaaaaaaaaattccacgtCCAAATTGTTAGGCGGTGAAAGTGAAAGATCAGTGAGTTGCCCTCGAGGGTAAACTCTTGAGGTGCAGTGGATTTTCTGGTACATCAAGGAGTTGAAAGCAGGTAGCAAAGTAGAACGATGTGTGTTTGGGGCCACCTTGACAATTGTCCCTAAATCCAGACAACCCTGTGTTGCTACTTGCATATCTTCAGAGCACTGGCCCCCGTGGGGTCATTTGCAGGGCCCCATTCAAATGAACCATCTCGTCCGTCCAAGAGAAGATCAGAAGGCTAGGATGCAAACATCAAGCCAATCGGTATATCAACGAGTTAGGTTCAGTACAAGTCAGTTGACCAACAATATCAGTCCCCAGTCCAGTGTTAGTTATCATTGTCTAGTAAATGATACGGCCAGAATGAGATCTAATACGGAATGGAGACGAATTTGAGATTTACCACTTGTCATCCTCCTCATAAGGATGAAAAACAGCTTAAAATCTCCACTCTTATTCTGAGGAGCATCGTGATAGTGAGAGATGCTTGCTGCGAAAGTGAAAGAAGAGGGAAGAAAGTAGGCAAAATTTCCCAATTAAGGCATCAAGTCAAGAGTTTCAGTTAAAAGCAATCTAGAAAGTGGCGACTAATCAACTTGTTTATATAACATTCTAACACCATTAAAATCGAAACGTGTGTGCTAAAAGAAGTGAATTTTACAGACAGGTGAAAGGAAATTAATAGGAAGGGAAGGTAATTAAGCAAATCAAGCAAGAAGAGTTGGGTTGGGGTAGTTCGAGCATTGAAAAAAGATAGATAGAGAGACCattaaaaccaaataaatgCACGAGTAATTGATACAGTTGAGAATTATGAGGATGTTACGTCAGatgataaatacaaatttaattCCCCACTAAATGCTATTTTTCTGTTGGCCATCCACTATTTTTGGTAACCTCTTTAGCCTCTTCCCATGTTCGTTCTGCATATTCAATTGTCCTtctctgttttttcctttttcccccAACGCTTTCCTTAATTCAAACACATGcacctccctcctccctctctctctcatagatAGTGTAAAACTttacattaaaatctaaaatgcaTGGGAACCTACATGCTGATGACCTTGGCCTACTCTATGTACATAAAATTTAAGACAagatttctaaaaacaaaacaacaaaaatgtaatttttactCGTATAATAATACGTGTTGACGtgtcagttattaatatgttggagattgtaaaatttcaaatttaaatttaaaaataaaactgatatGATATAATGGAAATTGTACGTAACATTATAAGTACGTATACCACTAGCCTACATGAGAGACTGGTGGATTGTTCCATTAATGCTTGCGTGGTACTGAAATATGCTTGACAAGTATCAAATGAAAAGAATTCGGCTATTTCCAcatgagagagacagagagagaggtcCCACAATTGCATTAGTTGGATGTCAGACATGAGAATAGCTGAAGACAACTACTGGGTGGCTCTTAGCGATGGGGTTGAAAGAAGAATCATTAATGATAGAATTCAGTCATCGTCCGAAGTAACAAACTCAGGATCAACTTTCGAAAGGTCAGTTATCCAAGGAACTGTTCAATATAGGTTCTAACTTCTAACCAAAAATAATGGATATACAGATCAAAGGAAAGCATATGTTCATCGTGTGATGTTGATGTGCGAGACTTCTTATCAATTAGTTTTAGCACATGACGTTGGAATATGGGTTAAGGATCAAGATTGAGAACAGAAATTTCGTTCTTCTaaagcaatgaacaaaaaacaTACCTTATATGTAGCCTTAAACTGGACTTGAAATTGAATGCTTAACCGACCAACAGAAGCATTGGATCTCAAATAATAGTGCAATGGCAACGC
Encoded proteins:
- the LOC121267750 gene encoding protein GL2-INTERACTING REPRESSOR 1; translated protein: MSRRSGSGPKLELKLNLSPPRPNPRVESPSRSATVSPTSPPSSCVSSELNQDESLRYPNSPEATSMVLVGCPRCLMYVMLSEGDPKCPKCKSTVLLDFLQDTSSSNMKTGKS